One part of the Raphanus sativus cultivar WK10039 chromosome 7, ASM80110v3, whole genome shotgun sequence genome encodes these proteins:
- the LOC108816655 gene encoding transcription repressor OFP8 — protein sequence MEKRMRLRVPRIVRSSLSSCRPRDLHDVVDTSAVASQTTSSDRFFLTEPKAKPPRMERHKPKPNTFSAFPPNPFYEGSRSFRDLRKNIKTKRKQRSSQFGSDSLLASRFKSSGSWCWSCSEDEEEESDDRDTLFSSRSFSSESSKGESFAVVKKSEDPYEDFRTSMVEMIVERQIFAAAELQKLLQCFLSLNSLQHHSVIVQVFLEIYATLFSP from the coding sequence ATGGAGAAAAGAATGAGGCTCAGGGTTCCAAGAATTGTCCGGTCATCTCTAAGCTCTTGCCGTCCACGAGACCTACATGACGTTGTCGACACTTCTGCTGTTGCAAGTCAAACAACCTCTTCGGACAGATTCTTCCTTACCGAACCTAAAGCCAAACCACCACGCATGGAGCGTCACAAACCTAAGCCTAACACGTTCTCTGCGTTCCCACCAAACCCTTTCTACGAAGGAAGCCGTTCGTTTAGAGACTTAAGGAAGAACATTAAGACAAAGAGGAAGCAAAGATCATCTCAGTTCGGTTCCGACTCTCTCCTCGCCTCTCGTTTTAAGTCAAGTGGGTCTTGGTGCTGGTCTTGCAGCgaggacgaagaagaagagagtgatGATAGAGATACACTCTTTTCTTCTAGAAGCTTCTCCTCGGAGTCTTCCAAGGGGGAGAGTTTTGCGGTGGTGAAGAAGTCGGAGGATCCGTACGAGGATTTTAGGACCTCAATGGTGGAGATGATTGTTGAGAGACAGATATTTGCAGCTGCTGAGTTACAAAAGCTTCTTCagtgttttctttctttgaacTCTCTTCAGCACCACAGTGTCATAGTTCAAGTGTTTTTGGAAATTTATGCCACTTTGTTCTCTCCTTAA
- the LOC108814241 gene encoding outer envelope protein 80, chloroplastic, which produces MHGHNEDVHFSSSSTRINPESSLLANLQSCSKTLSSHLSNTRLSLTRMLDSLKTRHASPRVKNTRRHDSPTQMLGSVTQLMIGSKSPLLSLSLIQSISSDFGAESDAATTGISSSPLLCCASLSLNRPSESSTQSVVEGKEAIQQQQQQVQKGHSSATTSRNAEERVLISEVLVRTKDGEELERKDLEVEALAALKACRANSALTVREVQEDVHRIIESGYFCSCTPVAVDTRDGIRLMFQVEPNQEFRGLVCENANVLPSKFIQEAFQDGFGKVINIKRLEEAITSINSWYMERGLFGIVSDVDTLSGGIVRLQVAEAEVNNISIRFLDRKTGEPTKGKTRVETILRQLTTKKGQVYSMLQGKRDVDTVLAMGIMEDVSIIPQPAGDSGKVDLIMNCVERPSGGFSAGGGISSGITSGPLSGLIGSFAYSHRNIFGRNQKFNVSLERGQIDSIFRINYTDPWIEGDDKRTSRSIMVQNSRTPGNLVHGNQPDNGSLTIGRVTAGIEYSRPFRPKWSGTAGLIFQHAGARDEQGNPIIKDFYSSPLTASGKTHDDTLLAKFESIYTGSGDHGSTMFAFNMEQGLPVLPEWLFFTRVNARTRKGIHIGPASFLFSLSGGRVVGNFSPHEAFAIGGTNSVRGYEEGAVGSGRSYIVGSGEVSFPMRGPVEGVLFTDYGTDLGSGHTVPGDPAGARLKPGSGYGYGFGVRVDSPLGPLRLEYAFNDKHTGRFHFGVGQRT; this is translated from the exons ATGCATGGCCACAACGAAGATGTTCACTTCTCCTCATCTTCCACCAGAATCAATCCCGAATCTTCTCTCCTCGCCAATCTCCAATCCTGCTCCAAAACCTTATCCTCTCACCTCTCCAACACTCGTCTCTCACTCACTCGAATGCTCGACTCGCTCAAGACTCGCCACGCCTCTCCGCGTGTCAAAAATACTCGTCGCCACGATTCACCGACTCAGATGCTCGGTTCAGTCACCCAGCTCATGATCGGCAGCAAGTCTCCGCTGCTCTCGCTCTCGCTTATCCAATCGATTAGTTCCGATTTCGGAGCCGAGAGCGATGCGGCGACCACGGGAATAAGCTCATCGCCGCTGCTCTGCTGCGCTTCTCTGTCTCTGAACAGACCTAGCGAGTCGTCGACTCAGTCCGTGGTGGAGGGGAAGGAAGCGatacagcagcagcagcagcaggtTCAGAAGGGTCACTCATCGGCGACGACGAGTCGGAACGCGGAGGAGCGGGTTCTGATAAGCGAGGTGTTGGTGAGAACCAAGGACGGAGAGGAGCTGGAGAGGAAAGACTTGGAAGTGGAGGCGTTGGCTGCTTTGAAGGCTTGCAGAGCCAATTCAGCGCTGACTGTTAGAGAGGTGCAGGAGGATGTGCATAGGATTATTGAAAGTGGCTACTTTTGCTCTTGTACTCCTGTTGCTGTTGATACTCGCGATGGCATACGTTTGATGTTTCAG GTAGAACCAAACCAAGAGTTTCGTGGGTTAGTCTGTGAAAACGCAAATGTTCTTCCTTCAAAGTTCATACAGGAAGCTTTCCAAGATGGATTTG GGAAAGTGATTAATATCAAGAGACTGGAGGAAGCTATCACATCCATCAATAGCTGGTACATGGAGCGTGGTCTTTTCGGAATT GTTTCTGATGTTGATACGCTTTCTGGTGGTATAGTAAGGCTtcaagttgctgaagcagaGGTTAACAACATATCTATCCGATTCCTTGATCGTAAGAC TGGCGAACCAACTAAAGGGAAGACAAGGGTGGAGACAATATTACGACAGCTTACAACAAAGAAGGGACAG GTCTACAGCATGCTTCAAGGGAAGAGGGATGTAGACACTGTGCTAGCCATGGGAATCATGGAAGATGTTAGTATTATTCCTCAACCTGCAGGTG ATAGTGGGAAGGTTGATTTGATCATGAATTGTGTCGAGCGTCCCAGTGGAGGCTTCTCTGCTGGTGGTGGGATATCTAGTGG AATCACGAGTGGCCCCCTATCAGGACTAATTGGAAG CTTCGCTTATTCCCACCGTAATATTTTTGGAAGAAACCAGAAGTTCAACGTTTCCCTAGAAAGGGGTCAAATTGACTCTATATTTCGTATAAACTACACTGATCCATGGATTGAAGGAGACGACAAGAGGACATCAAGATCTATTATGGTTCAG AATTCAAGAACACCAGGGAATCTTGTTCACGGCAATCAGCCAGACAATGGTAGTCTGACAATTGGTCGGGTTACAGCAGGTATTGAGTACAGTCGGCCATTCAGGCCAAAGTGGAGTGGAACTGCTGGACTTATATTTCAG CATGCTGGTGCTCGTGATGAACAAGGGAACCCTATCATTAAGGACTTCTACAGTAGCCCTCTAACCGCAAG TGGTAAGACCCACGATGATACGTTGCTAGCTAAATTCGAAAGTATTTATACTGGCTCAGGTGACCATGGATCAACAATG TTTGCGTTTAACATGGAACAAGGGCTTCCTGTTTTGCCCGAATGGTTATTTTTCACTCGAGTGAATGCTCGTACCAGGAAAGGCATACACATTGGACCAGCTAGTTTTCTATTTAG TCTTTCAGGCGGACGTGTGGTGGGAAACTTTTCACCTCATGAAGCATTCGCCATCGGTGGAACAAACAGCGTGAGAGGTTACGAAGAGGGCGCTGTAGGATCTGGTCGATCATATATAGTTGGTTCAGGGGAGGTCTCTTTCCCAATG AGAGGACCGGTAGAGGGTGTCCTTTTTACAGATTATGGTACTGATTTGGGATCAGGACACACTGTCCCAG GTGATCCTGCGGGGGCTAGGCTGAAGCCTGGAAGTGGTTACGGGTATGGTTTTGGGGTGCGTGTTGATTCTCCGTTGGGGCCTCTACGCCTTGAATATGCCTTCAACGATAAGCACACCGGAAGGTTTCACTTTGGTGTTGGCCAACGGACCTAA
- the LOC108816489 gene encoding protein NRT1/ PTR FAMILY 7.1: MAAMDPRNNGYVAPLNEQERDQDFEAVEVVEVQDNQSVVSLKSNDSDLMKNTNDDDTKEKGGWTNALILLGNQGLATLAFFGVGVNLVLFLTRVMGQGNAEAANNVSKWTGTVYMFSLVGAFLSDSYWGRYLTCTIFQVIFVLGVSLLSFTSWFFLIKPKGCGDGNYTCDPPSSLGVGIFYLSVYLVAFGYGGHQPTLATFGADQFGDNDKTSKAAFFSYFYFALNVGSLFSNTILVYFEDRGLWTLGFLVSLGSAIIALAAFLGPTKRYRYVKPCGNPLPRVAQVFVATARKWSVARPENHRELYETEGPESAIKGSRKIFHSSKFLFLDRAAVITDDDRNGTRNNAWRLCSVTQVEEAKCVMKMLPIWLCTIIYSVIFTQMASLFVEQGDVMNAYIGKFHIPAASMSVFDICSVLISTGIYRHVIFPYVRPTELMRMGIGLIIGIMAMVAAGLTEMYRLRHIVPGQAESELTILWQIPQYLLVGASEVFMYVGQLEFFNGQSPDGLKNLGSSLCMASMALGNYVSSMMVNIVMAITARGNSQGWIPEDLNKGHMDRFYFLIAVLAAIDFVFYLVFAKWYQPISHDEDSIKGTGVTRKTISELDQV, encoded by the exons ATGGCCGCTATGGATCCGAGAAACAATGGCTACGTTGCACCGCTAAAT GAGCAAGAGAGAGATCAAGATTTTGAAGCTGTGGAGGTGGTAGAGGTTCAAGATAACCAAAGTGTGGTATCTCTCAAGTCCAACGACTCTGACCTTATGAAGAATACTAATGATGACGATACAAAGGAGAAAGGTGGCTGGACTAACGCACTCATTTTACTAG GAAACCAAGGACTAGCGACATTAGCTTTCTTTGGTGTGGGAGTGAACCTTGTACTCTTCCTAACGCGTGTTATGGGACAAGGCAATGCAGAGGCTGCAAACAACGTAAGCAAGTGGACAGGAACAGTTTACATGTTTTCACTTGTGGGTGCGTTTCTCAGCGACTCATATTGGGGTCGTTACTTGACATGCACTATCTTCCAAGTCATCTTCGTCCTCGGTGTGAGCCTCCTCTCCTTCACTTCTTGGTTCTTCTTGATCAAACCTAAAGGCTGTGGCGATGGAAACTATACATGCGACCCGCCGTCTTCCCTCGGCGTTGGTATCTTTTATTTATCCGTTTATCTCGTAGCGTTTGGATACGGAGGTCACCAGCCAACGTTGGCTACTTTCGGTGCTGACCAGTTTGGTGATAATGATAAAACCTCCAAAGCTGCGTTTTTCAGCTACTTCTACTTTGCACTCAACGTTGGGTCTCTCTTTTCAAACACAATCCTTGTTTACTTTGAGGACAGAGGGCTGTGGACGCTAGGGTTCTTGGTTTCACTAGGCTCTGCGATCATCGCATTGGCGGCCTTTCTAGGCCCAACAAAACGTTATCGTTATGTCAAGCCTTGTGGGAACCCTCTGCCACGCGTGGCGCAGGTGTTCGTTGCTACTGCTAGGAAGTGGAGTGTCGCTCGACCAGAAAACCACCGAGAGTTGTATGAGACTGAAGGCCCTGAATCTGCCATTAAAGGAAGTAGAAAGATATTTCACAGTAGCAAGTTTCTTTTCTTGGATAGAGCAGCAGTTATAACAGACGACGACAG GAATGGGACAAGAAACAACGCATGGAGGTTATGCAGTGTAACACAAGTAGAAGAAGCAAAATGTGTGATGAAGATGCTACCAATATGGCTATGCACTATAATCTACTCAGTGATCTTCACACAGATGGCTTCATTATTCGTGGAGCAAGGTGACGTGATGAACGCATACATCGGTAAATTCCACATCCCTGCGGCGAGCATGTCAGTCTTCGACATTTGCAGCGTCCTGATATCAACAGGAATCTACCGCCACGTCATATTTCCATACGTGAGACCCACGGAACTTATGCGGATGGGCATAGGTCTAATCATAGGGATAATGGCAATGGTGGCCGCAGGATTAACAGAGATGTACAGGCTTAGACATATCGTCCCGGGGCAAGCGGAGAGTGAACTCACCATTCTATGGCAAATACCACAGTATCTACTTGTGGGAGCGAGTGAGGTGTTCATGTACGTTGGACAGTTAGAGTTCTTTAACGGACAGTCACCAGATGGTTTAAAGAACTTGGGAAGCTCGTTGTGCATGGCTTCTATGGCGTTAGGTAACTACGTGAGTAGTATGATGGTGAACATTGTCATGGCTATAACCGCGAGAGGGAACAGCCAAGGGTGGATACCTGAAGATTTAAATAAAGGTCATATGGATAGGTTTTATTTTCTGATTGCGGTGTTAGCTGCTATTGATTTCGTGTTTTATTTGGTCTTTGCTAAGTGGTACCAACCTATAAGCCATGATGAAGACAGCATCAAGGGAACTGGTGTGACTCGGAAGACTATCTCAGAGTTGGACCAAGTTTAA
- the LOC108815030 gene encoding uncharacterized protein LOC108815030 yields MKTSLFLVSFLVLLPLSLQDPIPEVKAPSRAHAELTSHGFPIGLLPLSVKDYYINKTSGDFSLLLHGTCKITLPPDNYLATYSDKVTGRITKGQIAELRGIRVRAFYQWWSITGIRSSGDNLVFEVGVVTAKYPSKNFDESLDCEGQRASS; encoded by the coding sequence ATGAAGACATCTCTCTTCCTTGTCTCCTTCCTCGTCCTCTTACCTCTCTCCCTACAGGACCCAATCCCAGAAGTCAAAGCACCGAGCCGGGCCCACGCGGAGCTCACGAGCCATGGTTTTCCGATAGGGCTGCTCCCTCTATCCGTCAAGGACTACTACATCAACAAAACCTCCGGAGACTTCTCCCTTCTCCTCCACGGCACGTGCAAAATCACGCTTCCTCCAGACAACTACCTCGCGACTTATTCCGACAAGGTAACGGGTCGGATCACCAAGGGTCAGATCGCGGAGCTCCGCGGGATTCGTGTCAGGGCGTTTTATCAGTGGTGGTCTATCACCGGGATTCGATCTTCCGGTGATAACCTTGTTTTCGAGGTCGGTGTTGTCACCGCCAAGTACCCTTCGAAGAATTTCGACGAGAGTCTTGATTGCGAAGGACAACGAGCTTCTTCTTGA
- the LOC108816740 gene encoding ARF guanine-nucleotide exchange factor GNL2 — MERTLVKAKRKELGISCMLNTEVGAVLAVIRRPISESYLSPQETDHCDSSVQQSLKSLRALIFNPQQEWRTIDPLVYLSPFLEVIQSDEIPASATAVALSSILKILKIEIFDEKSPGARDAMNSIVSGITSCRLEKTDSISEDAVMMRILQVLTGVMKHPASELLEDQAVCTIVNTCFQVVQQSAGRGDLLQRNGRYTMHELIQIIFSRLPDFEVRGEEGGEDSESDTDEIDMNSGYGIRCCIDIFHFLCSLLNVVEVVENSEGTSVHTADEDVQIFALVLINSAIELSGDAIGQHPKLLRMVQDDLFHHLIHYGASSSPLVLSMISSCILNIYHFLRKFVRLQLEAFFSFVLLKVTAFTGFLQLQEVALEGLINFCRQPEFIVEAYVNYDCDPICRNVFEETGKVLCRHTFPTSGPLTSMQIQAFEGLVILIHNIADNMDREEDEGGDEEDANTIKPSPVEINEYIPFWIEKPKEDFETWVEHIRVRKAQKRKLAIAANHFNRDEKKGLEYLKYNHLVSDPPDPMALASFFRFTPGLDKTMIGDYLGDPDELHLSVLKSFTHTFEFTGMNLDTALRTFLESFRLPGESQKIERMIEAFSERFYDQQSSDIFASKDTVHILCYSLIMLNTDQHNPQVKKKMTEDEFIRNNRAINAGKDLPREYLSELFQSISTTAFALSTHSGPVEMNPNKWIELMNRTKTTQPLSMCQFDRRIGRDMFATIAGPSIAAVSAFFEHSDDDEVLHECVDALISIARVAQYGLEDILDELIASFCKFTTLLNPYTTPEETLFAFSHDMKPRMATLAVFTLANSFGDSIRGGWRNIVDCLLKLRKLQLLPQSAIEFETADEEASSENDLNMLAGQENKYNRRQGSSLMGRFSHFLALDSVEESVALGMSEFEQNLKVIKQCRIGQIFSKSSVLPDVAVLNLGRSLIYAAAGKGQKFSTAIEEEETVKFCWDLIIAVALSNIHRFSMFWPSYHEYLLNVANFPLFSPIPFVEKGIPGLFKVCIKILASNLQDQLPEELIFRSITIMWKIDKEIIDTCYDTITEFVSKIITEHSASLQTQIGWKSVLQLLSLCGRHPETKEQAVDALIGLMSTNASHLSQSSYAYCIDCSFSFVALRNSAVEKNLTILDLMTESVTMLVQWYKTASTETTGNNYSVASNTSSSSSVEENSLRGVNFVHHLFLKLSEAFRKTTLARREEIRNRAVTSLERSFIMAHEDLGFTPSGCIYCIDHVIFPTIDDLHEKLLDYSRRENAEREMRSMEGTLKTAMKMLKNVFLHYLEQIVGSAEFRTFWLGVLRRMDTCMKADLGEYGDNMLQEVVPELLTTMIGTMKEKEILVQKEDDDLWEITYIQIQWIAPSLKDELFPDEDL, encoded by the exons ATGGAGAGAACCCTGGTGAAAGCAAAGCGGAAAGAGCTAGGGATATCATGCATGCTTAACACAGAGGTTGGTGCAGTCCTTGCTGTCATACGTAGACCCATCTCAGAGAGTTACCTTTCTCCCCAAGAAACAGACCATTGTGATTCATCAGTCCAACAATCTCTCAAATCTTTGAGAGCTCTTATCTTCAACCCTCAGCAAGAATGGCGCACCATCGATCCTTTGGTTTACCTCTCTCCTTTCCTCGAAGTCATTCAAAGTGATGAGATCCCTGCAAGCGCCACAGCGGTGGCTCTGTCCTCAATCTTGAAGATCCTTAAGATTGAGATCTTTGATGAGAAAAGTCCCGGTGCTAGAGATGCTATGAACTCTATTGTCTCTGGGATCACTAGCTGTCGTCTTGAGAAGACAGATTCGATATCCGAAGATGCAGTGATGATGAGGATCCTTCAAGTTCTAACTGGAGTCATGAAACATCCAGCCTCG GAGTTACTAGAAGACCAAGCTGTTTGCACAATTGTCAACACATGTTTCCAAGTGGTGCAACAATCTGCTGGTAGAGGAGATCTCCTCCAACGTAACGGAAGATACACAATGCACGAACTGATTCAGATCATCTTCTCTAGGCTACCTGACTTTGAAgtcagaggagaagaaggtgGTGAGGATTCAGAGTCTGACACCGACGAAATCGACATGAACAGCGGATATGGAATACGTTGTTGCATCGACATTTTTCACTTCTTATGTTCTTTGCTCAACGTTGTCGAGGTGGTCGAGAACTCGGAAGGGACAAGCGTCCACACCGCGGACGAGGATGTGCAGATTTTCGCTTTGGTTTTGATCAACAGCGCTATTGAGTTAAGTGGTGATGCTATTGGACAACATCCAAAACTTCTAAGAATGGTTCAAGATGATCTGTTTCATCATCTGATCCATTATGGAGCTTCTTCAAGCCCTCTTGTGCTCTCTATGATCTCTAGTTGTATCCTTAACATATATCACTTCCTCcgcaa gtttgTGAGGCTACAACTTGAAGCTTTCTTCTCCTTTGTGCTGCTCAAAGTTACAGCTTTCACAGGGTTCCTTCAGTTACAAGAAGTTGCACTCGAAGGGCTAATCAATTTTTGTCGACAACCTGAGTTCATAGTTGAAGCATATGTGAACTATGATTGTGATCCCATATGCAGGAATGTTTTTGAAGAGACCGGTAAAGTTCTATGCAGACACACCTTCCCTACATCCGGTCCTTTAACCTCTATGCAAATCCAAGCTTTTGAAGGTCTTGTGATCTTGATTCACAACATTGCTGACAATATGGATAGAGAGGAAGATGAAGGTGGTGATGAAGAAGACGCCAATACCATTAAGCCAAGCCCTGTTGAGATTAACGAGTACATACCCTTTTGGATAGAGAAGCCAAAAGAGGATTTTGAGACATGGGTGGAGCATATAAGAGTGAGGAAAGCACAGAAGAGGAAGCTAGCTATAGCTGCTAACCATTTCAACAGAGATGAGAAAAAAGGTTTGGAGTATTTGAAGTATAACCACTTAGTCtcagatcctcctgatccaatggcaTTAGCTTCTTTCTTCAGATTCACGCCAGGTTTAGACAAGACAATGATAGGAGATTACCTTGGAGACCCTGATGAGCTACACCTCAGTGTTCTCAAAAGCTTTACACATACATTTGAGTTCACAGGAATGAATCTTGACACTGCCTTGAGGACATTCTTGGAGTCGTTTCGGTTACCAGGAGAGTCTCAAAAGATTGAACGTATGATTGAAGCTTTCTCCGAGAGGTTCTATGACCAACAGTCATCTGATATCTTTGCAAGCAAAGATACTGTTCATATCCTCTGCTACTCACTTATCATGCTCAACACGGATCAGCATAACCCTCAGGTTAAGAAAAAAATGACTGAAGATGAGTTCATCCGCAACAACAGAGCCATCAACGCAGGGAAAGATCTTCCGAGAGAGTACCTCTCAGAGCTATTCCAATCCATTTCAACAACCGCATTTGCCTTATCTACGCATTCTGGTCCGGTGGAGATGAATCCAAACAAATGGATTGAGCTGATGAACAGAACAAAGACCACACAGCCTTTGAGTATGTGCCAGTTTGATCGTCGAATAGGAAGAGATATGTTCGCAACCATCGCAGGTCCATCTATAGCAGCTGTTTCCGCCTTCTTCGAGCATTCAGATGACGACGAAGTGCTTCACGAGTGCGTTGACGCACTGATCTCTATAGCCAGAGTTGCACAGTACGGCCTAGAAGACATTCTCGACGAGCTGATCGCTTCGTTTTGCAAGTTCACAACGCTGCTGAACCCTTACACCACGCCTGAAGAGACACTCTTTGCGTTTAGCCACGACATGAAACCTAGGATGGCCACTCTTGCGGTTTTCACGCTCGCTAACAGCTTTGGAGATTCCATCAGAGGAGGGTGGAGGAACATTGTGGACTGTCTCCTGAAACTCAGAAAGCTCCAGCTTCTTCCGCAGTCAGCCATCGAGTTCGAGACAGCAGATGAAGAAGCGTCATCAGAAAATGACTTAAACATGCTTGCGGgccaagaaaataaatataacagaagACAAGGGTCTAGCCTAATGGGAAGATTCTCACATTTCTTGGCCTTGGACAGCGTGGAAGAATCTGTAGCTCTCGGGATGAGCGAGTTTGAGCAGAACCTCAAAGTCATTAAACAGTGCAGAATAGGTCAAATATTCAGCAAAAGCTCGGTGTTACCTGACGTGGCGGTATTAAACCTAGGCCGTTCTCTGATCTACGCAGCTGCGGGGAAAGGGCAAAAGTTCAGCACGGCGATAGAGGAAGAAGAGACGGTCAAGTTCTGCTGGGACTTGATCATAGCCGTGGCGTTATCCAACATCCACCGGTTCAGCATGTTCTGGCCAAGCTACCATGAGTATCTACTCAACGTAGCGAACTTCCCTCTCTTCTCACCGATTCCGTTCGTCGAAAAAGGCATCCCGGGCTTGTTCAAGGTCTGCATCAAGATCCTTGCCTCTAACCTCCAAGACCAGCTACCAGAGGAGCTGATCTTCAGGTCTATAACGATAATGTGGAAGATAGATAAAGAGATTATAGACACATGTTACGACACGATAACAGAGTTTGTCAGCAAGATTATTACAGAACACTCCGCTAGTCTCCAGACTCAGATTGGTTGGAAAAGCGTTTTGCAGTTGCTTTCTTTGTGCGGAAGACATCCCGAGACCAAAGAGCAAGCGGTCGATGCTCTCATCGGTTTAATGTCCACCAACGCCTCGCATCTTTCGCAGTCTAGCTACGCTTATTGCATCGACTGCTCCTTCAGCTTCGTGGCGTTGAGAAACAGCGCTGTGGAGAAGAACTTGACGATACTAGACCTCATGACAGAGTCGGTCACGATGCTGGTACAATGGTACAAGACAGCTTCTACGGAGACGACGGGAAACAACTACAGCGTAGCGAGCAACACGAGCAGCTCGTCGTCGGTGGAAGAGAACAGTCTGAGAGGAGTCAACTTCGTTCACCACCTCTTCCTCAAACTCTCTGAAGCCTTCAGGAAAACAACCCTAGCGCGCCGCGAAGAGATAAGGAACAGAGCGGTGACGTCGCTTGAGAGAAGCTTCATCATGGCGCACGAGGATCTCGGGTTCACGCCTTCGGGTTGCATCTACTGCATCGACCACGTTATCTTCCCGACGATAGATGACTTGCACGAGAAGCTATTGGACTATTCGAGGCGCGAGAACGcggagagagagatgaggagCATGGAAGGGACGTTGAAGACAGCGATGAAGATGCTCAAGAACGTGTTCTTGCATTACTTGGAGCAGATTGTGGGGAGCGCTGAGTTCAGGACGTTTTGGTTAGGAGTGTTGAGGAGGATGGATACGTGTATGAAGGCGGATTTGGGAGAGTATGGTGATAACATGCTTCAAGAGGTGGTGCCTGAGCTTTTGACTACAATGATTGGGACGATGAAGGAGaaagagattttggtgcagaaGGAAGATGATGATCTTTGGGAAATTACTTATATTCAGATTCAGTGGATTGCTCCTTCTCTTAAAGATGAGTTATTTCCAGATGAAgatttgtag